In Paroedura picta isolate Pp20150507F chromosome 1, Ppicta_v3.0, whole genome shotgun sequence, the following are encoded in one genomic region:
- the LOC143823190 gene encoding glutathione S-transferase A4-like, whose translation MAEKPKLYYFNARGRMEPVRWLLAAAGVEFEEEFLETREQYENLLKDGYLLFQQIPMVEIDGLRLVQTRAILNYIAAKHNLYGKTLKERAIIDMYVEGTTDLMGLIRAHYKLPPEEKEKNLHLIVDQATKRYFPVYEKVLKDSSQHFLVGTQLTWADVQLIEAILMVEEMEPTVLSQFPSLQAFKMRMSNVPTIKKFLQPGSQRKPPPDEMFLLTAKRVFNRK comes from the exons ATGGCTGAGAAACCGAAACTTTACTATTTTAATGCAAGGGGGAGAATGGAGCCTGTCCGATGGCTTTTGGCAGCAGCTGGCGTTGAG tttgaagaagagtttttGGAAACTAGAGAACAGTATGAGAACTTGTTAAAAG ATGGATACTTGCTCTTTCAACAAATCCCTATGGTGGAAATTGATGGACTGAGGCTGGTACAAACCCGAGCCATCCTCAACTACATAGCTGCAAAACACAACCTCTATGGGAAGACCTTGAAGGAGAGAGCTAT AATTGACATGTATGTGGAAGGAACAACCGATCTCATGGGACTCATCAGGGCTCACTACAAATTACCaccagaagaaaaggagaagaaccTTCATTTGATTGTTGATCAAGCTACGAAGAGATACTTCCCAGTATACGAAAAA GTTTTAAAAGACAGCAGCCAGCATTTTCTGGTTGGAACCCAACTCACCTGGGCTGATGTACAACTAATCGAGGCCATACTCATGGTAGAGGAGATGGAGCCCACTGTTCTCTCACAGTTTCCTTCACTGCAG GCTTTTAAAATGAGAATGAGCAATGTTCCCACCATTAAGAAGTTCCTGCAGCCGGGCAGTCAGAGGAAGCCCCCTCCTGATGAAATGTTTCTACTGACAGCAAAAAGAGTCTTCAACAGGAAATAA